In the genome of Sphaeramia orbicularis chromosome 13, fSphaOr1.1, whole genome shotgun sequence, one region contains:
- the lyrm9 gene encoding LYR motif-containing protein 9: MPPLVGAELVQTPVQLYRYLLRCCRLLPTTAMQQHYRHTIRQGYNSHSDEDDPERIQMIIQRAIADADWILNKYIQKK, translated from the exons ATGCCACCTTTAGTTGGAGCTGAGTTGGTCCAGACACCTGTGCAGCTCTATCGCTATCTTCTCAGATGCTGCAGACTGTTACCAACGACAGCAATGCAGCAGCACTATCGACACACTATAAGACAG GGATACAACAGTCACTCAGATGAAGATGACCCTGAGAGGATACAGATGATAATTCAAAGAGCGATTGCCGATGCCGACTGGATCCTTAACAAA TATATCCAGAAGAAGTGA